The Arachis hypogaea cultivar Tifrunner chromosome 14, arahy.Tifrunner.gnm2.J5K5, whole genome shotgun sequence genome has a segment encoding these proteins:
- the LOC112744347 gene encoding uncharacterized protein isoform X2 — translation MNMNSDPEKELPTVDFFSRNDIEILLPMHDGASSSSSSTNSRNEENNRENKNILPVSDWDLKNFRPARPKIANISPRGRSYLLLGLLVFSVTQVAALNNNSPLGNLSSHSVLNFWEAFWMLFPAMIFFIIFIFCAIAILVLVSTKGSEERFAYSTLLSFLAILCCITIFSQSSDSVVQWASFRFPLPLFVIFEALALLLTCLVLLMSIIYLACLCKQRQKMKE, via the exons ATGAACATGAACTCGGACCCAGAGAAGGAGCTACCTACGGTTGATTTCTTCTCAAGAAACGATATT GAAATTCTGCTGCCAATGCATGATGGTGCGTCTTCTTCGTCGAGCTCGACAAACTCCAGAAATGAG GAAAACAACAGAGAGAACAAGAACATTCTTCCCGTTTCTGACTGGGATTTGAAGAATTTCCGACCAGCACGTCCAAAGATAGCTAATATTTCTCCTCGAGGTCGAAGTTATCTTTTGTTGGGGCTTTTGGTGTTCTCTGTTACTCAAGTGGCTGCACTGAACAACAACTCCCCATTGGGAAACTTATCATCACACTCGGTGCTAAACTTTTGGGAAGCATTTTGGATGTTGTTTCCCGCGATGATATTTTTCATCATATTCATCTTCTGTGCGATAGCAATTTTGGTCCTCGTTTCGACAAAGGGATCAGAAGAGCGATTTGCTTATTCGACACTTTTGTCATTTTTGGCAATCCTTTGTTGCATTACAATCTTCAGCCAATCCTCTGACTCTGTTGTGCAGTGGGCCTCTTTCAGGTTTCCTCTCCCACTGTTTGTTATATTTGAGGCTCTTGCACTTTTACTGACctgtttggtgttgttgatgtcCATTATTTATCTTGCCTGCCTATGCAAACAAAGAcagaaaatgaaggagtga
- the LOC112744347 gene encoding uncharacterized protein isoform X1, translating into MNMNSDPEKELPTVDFFSRNDIEILLPMHDGASSSSSSTNSRNEMCGNKKNIEMPIFFPRRCINILLARASGENNRENKNILPVSDWDLKNFRPARPKIANISPRGRSYLLLGLLVFSVTQVAALNNNSPLGNLSSHSVLNFWEAFWMLFPAMIFFIIFIFCAIAILVLVSTKGSEERFAYSTLLSFLAILCCITIFSQSSDSVVQWASFRFPLPLFVIFEALALLLTCLVLLMSIIYLACLCKQRQKMKE; encoded by the exons ATGAACATGAACTCGGACCCAGAGAAGGAGCTACCTACGGTTGATTTCTTCTCAAGAAACGATATT GAAATTCTGCTGCCAATGCATGATGGTGCGTCTTCTTCGTCGAGCTCGACAAACTCCAGAAATGAG ATGTGCGGTAACAAGAAAAACATAGAGATGCCTATTTTCTTTCCCCGCAGATGCATAAACATACTACTAGCACGCGCTTCCGGG GAAAACAACAGAGAGAACAAGAACATTCTTCCCGTTTCTGACTGGGATTTGAAGAATTTCCGACCAGCACGTCCAAAGATAGCTAATATTTCTCCTCGAGGTCGAAGTTATCTTTTGTTGGGGCTTTTGGTGTTCTCTGTTACTCAAGTGGCTGCACTGAACAACAACTCCCCATTGGGAAACTTATCATCACACTCGGTGCTAAACTTTTGGGAAGCATTTTGGATGTTGTTTCCCGCGATGATATTTTTCATCATATTCATCTTCTGTGCGATAGCAATTTTGGTCCTCGTTTCGACAAAGGGATCAGAAGAGCGATTTGCTTATTCGACACTTTTGTCATTTTTGGCAATCCTTTGTTGCATTACAATCTTCAGCCAATCCTCTGACTCTGTTGTGCAGTGGGCCTCTTTCAGGTTTCCTCTCCCACTGTTTGTTATATTTGAGGCTCTTGCACTTTTACTGACctgtttggtgttgttgatgtcCATTATTTATCTTGCCTGCCTATGCAAACAAAGAcagaaaatgaaggagtga